GAGGACGGCGGGCCGCGGGCCGAAGAACCGGTCCTCGGCAGGGTAAAGCGTGATCCTTTGCGCAATGGGGGTGGGAATGGCCGGAGCCACCTTTCGATACGACGCCTCCATGCCTGACGATCCATCCGCCACCGGCACGCGACGCTGCCCGTAACTATAACTGCCATGACCAGAAGGGCAGTTGTTTCGCGCTGCTGCCATGGTGTCGGGGGAGCGCGCGCAGTCCCCGAGGGCCGCGGGCCGGCGTCGCGGCCTCACCCCGTGTTCTCGTCAACGTCGAGCGCGCCTTGGAATGCCGCCTTCTCGGACAGCCACGCGGCGGCCCCTCCGACGAGGACGCCGGTTACCCGTCACCCGGGACCGGGCTCGCCCCCGTCGTCGCCCACTCGGCTCTCGGCGGTCCGCTCTGGACGGGAACGAGGGCGCTCCGGGTCAGGGACGTCACCTCCGCCTACCCGGGCAAGGGCGACGACCCGGCCCCCGAGAACCTCAGCCTCACCCTCACCACCGGCCGGATCGTGGCGCTGGTGGGGGAGAACGGCATCGGGAAGTCCACGCGGAATCCCGCCCCTGACGCTCCCTCTCACGACCGCGGTACACCCGCCGGAGGGACTGCACCGAGAGGCACCACGCCGGTACGACCATCACGGGATTCACTGGAAGGAGTGAGGGGAAGGCGTAGGGCTCCGGCCGGAGGACGACCCCCGGCAGGCAAGTCGACGAGGGGAGAAGTCCAGTGGCGGTCGCTCGGGACGACGGACGGCAGGAAAGCCCGGAAGAGCGCGCGGACCGGCAATGGGGGGAGCTGCTGCAGGAGCTACGGGTCGCGCAGACCGGCGTGCAGATCCTCTTCGGGTTCCTGCTCGCCGTGGTCTTCCAGCCGCGCTTCGCCGAACTGGCCGAGGCCGACCGGACCATTTACGTCGTCACGGTCATACTGGGCTCTTCGACGGCCGCGGCCCTGATCGGCCCCGTCTCCTACCACCGGCTGCTCTCGGGCCGCCGGATGAAGCCGCAGACCGTCGCATGGGCGGCGCGGCTGACCATACTCGGACTCGTGCTGCTCTTCTGCACCATGTGCAGCGCGCTGCTGCTCATCCTGAGGGTGGCGCTCCACAACCAGCTGGCGCTCTGGCTCGTCGCCGGCATGGCGCTGTGGTTCGCCGTCTGCTGGTTCGTCTTCCCGCTGTGGGCGATCGCCCGCGACAACCGGCAGGAGGCCACGTCATCGGAGTCCTGAACGGACCCCGCGCAGCCCGGATCCCGCCCAGGCCCCTTCTCAGGCTCCGGCGACCTCCGGGCTGCCGACGTCCGTGACGCCGAACACCGCACCGTCGGGGTCGCGGACCACCGCCTCGGTACCGCCCCGGACCTCGTTGACGGCGACGACCGTTCCGCCGGAGCGTCGGACGGCCTCCGCCGTTCCGGTCACGTCCTCCACCAGGAACTGCACCTGCCAGTGAGGGCGCACGACCGGATCGGGTGAAGCCTCCACCGCCCCCGAACTGATCCGTGCCAGGGGGCGCCCCTCGCAGCGCACGATGACCTCTTCGTCCTCGTAGGAGACCT
The DNA window shown above is from Streptomyces sp. NBC_00247 and carries:
- a CDS encoding DUF6328 family protein, coding for MAVARDDGRQESPEERADRQWGELLQELRVAQTGVQILFGFLLAVVFQPRFAELAEADRTIYVVTVILGSSTAAALIGPVSYHRLLSGRRMKPQTVAWAARLTILGLVLLFCTMCSALLLILRVALHNQLALWLVAGMALWFAVCWFVFPLWAIARDNRQEATSSES